The following are from one region of the Salvia splendens isolate huo1 chromosome 2, SspV2, whole genome shotgun sequence genome:
- the LOC121768255 gene encoding microtubule-binding protein TANGLED-like, whose product MVARSSPKQHQKLAPPISPTLLRETVNKVDRCMARLQELQHTVTGGTKLVSGLSLSPRSGRNYLRASLRCKQESLRLKNANSRRSPPGKLPSSKEEWRKMSLPAMLLGETVGEILQATQFARNVVDAVSSKPLKPANDDPKTPVTQRKKQTPALENSGLHARRRKEKQVVLQNVRSENNVPPLRRAKSKINFKVSPLQNRECDKENCRYIANRVSPRNRPWARKTVLFPNPLFSSSPTSQHQKFGKTKSPMIARNRQTPHKFLIKSPPPPPPPATSKFQVKIRSPPLCISPARGGGAAKKSPRVSSAAARLRRSFSPSRLASKLVSPLKSRKSMPKNSEVMMKTMSGLKQRPASFSMRFSSPRRI is encoded by the exons GTGGATCGGTGTATGGCTCGACTGCAAGAGCTTCAACACACAGTAACAGGTGGGACTAAACTAGTATCCGGTTTGAGCTTGAGTCCTCGCAGTGGTAGAAATTATCTACGGGCAAGCCTCCGCTGTAAACAGGAGTCATTAAG GTTAAAAAATGCTAATTCTCGAAGATCTCCTCCTGGAAAGCTGCCATCAAGTAAAG AGGAATGGCGCAAAATGTCGTTGCCAGCAATGCTATTGGGAGAAACAGTAGGAGAAATCCTACAAGCAACTCAGTTTGCAAGAAACGTAGTTGATGCAGTGTCCTCCAAGCCTCTAAAACCAGCAAACGATGATCCTAAAACACCAGTGACACAGAGGAAAAAGCAGACTCCAGCGCTGGAGAACTCCGGGCTGCATGCCCGTAGAAGGAAGGAGAAGCAGGTCGTGCTGCAGAACGTGAGGTCAGAAAACAACGTGCCTCCTCTAAGACGagccaagtccaagatcaactTCAAGGTTTCGCCCTTGCAAAACCGAGAGTGTGACAAGGAGAACTGTCGGTACATAGCCAATAGAGTTTCACCAAGGAATAGGCCATGGGCGAGGAAGACTGTCCTGTTTCCAAACCCTTTATTTTCGTCATCTCCCACGTCACAACATCAGAAATTTGGCAAGACGAAGTCGCCCATGATTGCAAGGAATCGACAAACTCCACATAAGTTCTTGATCAagtctcctcctcctcctcctcctcctgccACCTCGAAGTTCCAAGTGAAAATAAGAAGCCCTCCTCTCTGTATATCCCCAGCACGAGGTGGTGGTGCTGCTAAGAAATCACCGAGGGTGTCATCAGCTGCAGCAAGGCTGCGGAGATCATTCTCGCCTTCGAGGCTGGCCAGCAAGCTGGTGTCACCACTGAAAAGCAGAAAATCCATGCCAAAGAATAGTGAGgtgatgatgaagacaatgagTGGATTGAAACAGCGTCCGGCGTCTTTTTCAATGCGATTCTCCTCACCTCGGAGAATTTGA
- the LOC121765020 gene encoding kinesin-like protein KIN-14S has product MDDQALEILCSTFDQAITLSPSNADQSVEIPQQNSGCEGNCNSVDTHTSVTSDDSQEACSQTLPIFRKIESLSNKLQSIREEHARLSNEVKGISIDSLLGSEAFTALENLSVEHELLKNKYHEECELLKKKYLQESSERKKLYNEVIELRGNIRVFCRCRPLNQDDIEKGSTSVVDFDSSQENELQVICSDSSKKQFKFDRVFGPEDNQEAVFDQTMPIVTSVLDGYNVCIFAYGQTGTGKTYTMEGTSENRGVNYRTLKELFRISEERSTIMRYELFVSMLEVYNEKIRDLLVDNSNQPAKKLDIKQSAEGTQEVPGLVEARVYDTEGVWSLLKSGSQVRSVGSTNANEFSSRSHCLLRVTVAGENIINGQRTKSHLWLVDLAGSERVSRIEVEGERLKESQFINKSLSALGDVISALASKNSHVPYRNSKLTHMLQSSLGGDCKTLMFVQISPNSADHGETLCSLNFASRVRGVEHGPARRQTDHAELLKYKQIAEKAKQAEKETKKLQDNVQALQLWLAAREHICKNLQEKVRDLETQLAEEMKTRLKQENRALASVATQSTLTSNQAQKASIADNKKPPLAPSKLRMPLRRITNFMPPAPLPAPPNKKSMSMSYLPAVREDKENALRENKGKQVMKARRGSIAVRPSPAGQVFQPKRRASIATFRPESNSSMATPLKNSSSRVMRTDRMMGRQSFVWDPQRVWRTSRASSPLPQSREVPTLEMEATPIGPRSSKFRGSHPSQVPGSWKPKHPTVVALQKKVVWSPLKLRGMKNKRNSCVP; this is encoded by the exons ATGGACG ATCAAGCCCTGGAAATCCTTTGTTCGACTTTTGATCAGGCCATTACTCTATCCCCTAGTAATGCTG ATCAATCTGTTGAGATACCCCAACAAAATTCAG GATGTGAAGGAAACTGTAATTCGGTGGATACTCATACTAGTGTTACTTCTGATGATAGTCAAGAAGCATGTTCACAAACTCTTCCAATTTTTCGGAAAATTGAAAGTCTTAGCAACAAACTACAG AGTATCAGAGAAGAACATGCACGCCTAAGCAATGAAGTAAAGGGCATCTCAATTGATTCATTACTTGGTTCGGAAGCTTTCACTGCTCTTGAGAATCTGA GTGTGGAACATGAACTTCTGAAGAATAAGTACCATGAAGAGTGTGAGTTACTTAAGAAGAAGTATCTCCAAGAATCCTCAGAAAGAAAGAAGCTTTACAATGAAGTGATTGAACTAAGAGGCAATATAAGGGTTTTCTGTAGGTGTAGGCCACTGAACCAAGATGACATTGAGAAAGGCTCCACATCAGTTGTTGATTTTGACTCATCCCAGGAAAATGAGCTGCAGGTCATTTGCTCTGATTCTTCCAAAAAGCAATTCAAATTTGACCGTGTGTTCGGACCTGAGGACAACCAAG AGGCTGTCTTTGACCAAACTATGCCTATAGTAACCTCTGTCTTGGATGGTTACAATGTATGCATATTTGCCTATGGACAAACAGGCACTGGAAAGACATACACAATGGAAGGAACATCAGAAAATAGAGGAGTGAACTATCGAACCCTGAAGGAGCTCTTCAGGATATCTGAGGAAAGGAGCACTATAATGAGATATGAATTGTTTGTTAGCATGCTGGAGGTCTACAATGAGAAGATAAGGGATCTTCTGGTTGATAACTCGAACCAACCTGCTAAGAA GTTGGACATAAAACAATCAGCTGAGGGTACTCAAGAAGTCCCTGGACTGGTTGAAGCTCGTGTGTATGATACAGAAGGAGTTTGGAGTTTGCTTAAGTCAGGAAGTCAAGTAAGATCTGTTGGATCAACCAATGCTAATGAGTTCAGTAGCCGGTCTCACTG TTTGTTGAGGGTAACTGTAGCTGGAGAAAATATAATCAATGGGCAAAGAACAAAAAGCCATTTATGGCTGGTTGACCTGGCAGGAAGTGAGCGTGTTAGTAGGATCGAAGTTGAAGGTGAAAGACTGAAGGAGTCTCAATTCATAAATAAATCCTTATCGGCACTTGGTGATGTTATCTCAGCCCTAGCCTCCAAGAACTCTCATGTTCCATACAG GAATTCGAAGCTTACTCATATGCTGCAAAGTTCCCTAG GTGGAGATTGTAAAACTTTGATGTTTGTTCAAATTAGCCCAAATTCGGCTGACCATGGAGAAACGCTTTGCTCCTTGAATTTTGCTAGCCGTGTCAGAGGAGTTGAACATGGGCCTGCCCGGAGACAGACAGATCATGCAGAGCTTTTGAAATACAAGCAGATT GCAGAAAAGGCTaaacaagctgagaaggaaacCAAGAAGTTGCAGGATAACGTGCAGGCTTTACAGTTATGGCTTGCTGCTAGAGAACATATTTGCAAAAATCTTCAAGAGAAG GTTCGAGATCTCGAAACTCAATTAGCCGAGGAAATGAAAACAAGGCTAAAACAGGAAAACAGAGCATTGGCCTCCGTTGCTACTCAGTCAACTTTAACATCAAACCAAGCACAGAAGGCCTCAATAGCAGATAATAAGAAACCACCACTGGCCCCATCAAAACTAAGGATGCCACTTAGAAGAATCACAAACTTCATGCCACCGGCTCCATTGCCAGCTCCTCCAAACAAGAAGAGTATGTCTATGTCTTATCTACCAGCTGTACGAGAAGACAAAGAGAATGCCCTGAGAGAAAACAAGGGGAAGCAAGTTATGAAAGCAAGACGGGGTTCCATTGCTGTAAGACCATCTCCAGCAGGTCAAGTTTTCCAGCCAAAAAGAAGGGCTTCAATTGCAACTTTCCGGCCCGAATCCAACTCAAGCATGGCAACTCCACTTAAAAATTCATCTTCTAGAGTGATGAGGACAGACCGAATGATGGGCCGGCAATCATTCGTTTGGGATCCGCAAAGAGTTTGGCGAACTTCAAGAGCGTCTTCACCATTGCCACAATCACGAGAGGTGCCAACTTTAGAAATGGAAGCAACACCCATTGGTCCCAGAAGTAGTAAATTTAGAGGAAGTCATCCTTCGCAGGTCCCTGGCTCGTGGAAGCCTAAGCATCCAACAGTCGTAGCACTACAAAAGAAAGTAGTCTGGAGTCCGCTCAAGCTGAGAGGCatgaaaaataagagaaattctTGCGTGCCTTGA
- the LOC121778831 gene encoding uncharacterized protein LOC121778831 encodes MDRENKKRKEIESVLVVVEDLVRQQRQQSFLLLSLAEYFSRRRSSDDEDDTTMVTDLLWKIPEQIRRMDRMVEEQVSMLLSILAHHKKNRIIGFEYLRSGQTVSRYIHEVLRGVIGLHEVFMAKPTLVDDDCDNPRWKWFMGCLGALDGTYIDVRVSVGDAPRYRTRKGHIATNTLAVCDRFMRIIYVLIGWEGSAGDSRVLCDVVTTEVDKLRVPKGFLTPFKGVRYHLKEWGPSAHKHQNPTEMFNMRHTMAQNIIKRAFAVLKMRWGILHSASFYPITTQTRLIMACFILHNFIRSQMQVDPVELELSDANVNLEDLEDTNGDISTGTEGDDVEYVDAVESTPAWNQTRTEMAEFMWNNA; translated from the exons ATGGACCgggaaaataaaaaacgaaaggAGATTGAAAGTGTATTGGTTGTAGTTGAAGATTTGGTTCGTCAGCAGCGCCAACAATCTTTTCTTCTGCTCAGTTTGGCTGAGTATTTTAGTCGGCGGAGGAGTAGTGATGATGAAGACGATACAACCATGGTTACTGACTTGTTATGGAAGATACCGGAGCAAATTCGACGTATGGATAGGATG GTTGAGGAGCAAGTGTCTATGCTCTTAAGCATCCTCGCTCATCACAAAAAGAATCGGATAATAGGGTTTGAGTATTTGCGATCCGGACAGACTGTTTCTCGATATATTCATGAGGTGTTGAGAGGAGTGATTGGTCTTCATGAGGTATTCATGGCTAAACCCACGCTTGTGGACGACGATTGCGACAACCCCCGGTGGAAATGGTTCATg GGCTGTCTAGGGGCATTGGATGGAACATATATCGATGTCCGTGTTAGTGTTGGTGATGCACCACGGTATAGAACACGAAAGGGCCACATCGCTACTAATACTTTGGCCGTCTGTGATCGTTTTATGCGAATTATCTACGTCCTAATTGGTTGGGAGGGATCAGCCGGTGACTCTCGTGTTCTATGCGATGTTGTCACAACGGAAGTTGACAAACTACGCGTCCCTAAAG GATTCCTCACACCATTCAAAGGGGTGCGGTATCACTTGAAGGAGTGGGGACCTTCTGCGCATAAGCATCAAAACCCTACAGAAATGTTTAACATGAGGCACACTATGGCACAGAATATCATCAAACGTGCTTTTGCGGTATTGAAGATGAGGTGGGGGATATTACACAGTGCCAGCTTCTACCCAATCACAACACAAACGCGTCTCATAATGGCATGCTTCATTCTGCACAATTTCATTCGGAGCCAAATGCAAGTTGATCCAGTGGAGTTGGAACTTAGTGATGCAAATGTGAACCTTGAAGACCTTGAAGATACAAATGGGGACATTTCAACAGGGACGGAAGGAGATGACGTGGAGTATGTAGATGCAGTTGAATCTACTCCAGCGTGGAACCAGACCAGGACAGAGATGGCCGAGTTTATGTGGAATAATGCGTAG